The DNA window CGGCCTGACGCAAAAGCTCGATTATCTGCAACAGCTCGGCGTCAATGCGCTGTGGATCAGTTCGCCGCTGGAGCAAATCCACGGCTGGGTTGGCGGCGGCACCAAGGGCGACTTCCCGCATTATGCCTATCACGGATACTACGCGCTGGACTGGACCCGGCTCGATGCCAACATGGGCAGCGAGCAAGATCTGCGCACGCTGGTCGAGCAAGCGCACCAGCGTGGTATCCGCATCCTGTTCGACGTGGTGGTGAATCACGTCGGTTACGCCACGCTGGCGGATATGCAGACCTTCCAGTTCGGCTCGCTGTATCTGAAAGGTGCAGAGATCGAAAAAACACTGGGTAAAAACTGGGGCGACTGGCGGCCAGGCACAGGACAAAACTGGCACAGCTTCAACGATTACATCAACTTCAGCGATAAGGCCGACTGGGACGCCTGGTGGGGTAAAAGCTGGATCCGCACCGATATCGGCGACTACGATCCACCGGGCTATGACGACCTCACCATGTCGCTGGCCTTCCTCCCGGACATCAAAACTGAAGCGCCCGGCGCCAGCGGTCTGCCGCTGTTTTATCGCCATAAACCCGACAGCGCTGCGCACGAAATTCCCGGAGCGACTCCCCGCGACTACCTGACTACCTGGCTCAGCCAATGGGTACGCGATTACGGCATTGACGGCTTCCGCGTCGACACTGCCAAACACGTGGAGAAACCGACGCTGGCGCTGCTGAAACAGCGTGCCACGGCGGCGTTGGCCGAGTGGAAAGCCGCCCATCCGCAACAGGCACTGGATAACGCCCCGTTCTGGATGACTGGTGAAGCCTGGGGCCATGGCGTGATGAAAAGTGACTATTACCAGAACGGCTTCGACGCGATGATCAATTTTGATTTCCAGGATCAGGCGTCGCAGGCGCTGAGCTGCTTCTCCAGCATCGACGCCACCTATCAACAGATGGCTGACAAGCTGCAGGATTTCAACGTGTTGAGCTACATCTCTTCGCACGATACCCGGCTGTTCTTTGCCAGTGATGCCAAAGGGTCGTTGGCGCTGCAGCAGCGTGCCGCCGACCTGCTGCTGCTGGCCCCCGGCGCGGTACAAATTTACTACGGTGATGAAAGCGGCCGTCAGCTTGGCCCGAGCGGTTCAGACCCGTTGCAGGGCACCCGTTCCGATATGAACTGGAGTGAGCTACAGGGCGGCAAAGCCCCACTGCTGGCGCACTGGCAGCGGCTGGGCCAATTCCGCGCTCGTCACCCGGCAATCGGTTCGGGTAAACAGCAGTCGCAACAAACGGCGCAATACTACGCCTTCAGCCGTCGGCTCGGCGACGATAAGGTGATGGTGGTATGGGTCGGCGATCGGTCACAATAATTCAGCGCGATATGCTGGTAAATGGCCATCGGGCGAAGTTTACTCCCGGTGGCTGTTTTATGAACCGCATTGCGTCGGAAATTGACAGGCGGTATGGTGGGGAATTACCTGCTAAAAATAATACAGCTGCACCTATGACTTTTTCACTTTTCGGCGACAAATTTACCCGTTACGCGGGCATTACCCGTTTAATGGATGACCTGAACGAAGGCCTGCGCACCCCCGGTGCCATCATGCTCGGCGGCGGTAATCCGGCGCAAATTCCAGAGATGGAAAGCTACTTCAAACAGCTGTGTCAGGACATGCTCGACCAGGGCAAACTGACCGAAGCGCTGTGTAACTATGACGGCCCGCAGGGCAAAGACGCCCTGCTGAAAGCACTGGCCAAATTGCTGCGCGACGAGCTGGGCTGGCAGATCTCTCCACAGAATATTGCACTGACAAATGGCAGTCAGAGCGCGTTTTTCTACTTGTTTAACCTGTTTGCCGGCCGCTATGCCGACGGCAGCCGCCGCCGCGTACTGTTCCCGCTGGCGCCGGAATATATCGGCTATGCCGATGCCGGGTTGGACGAAGGGCTGTTTGTCTCGGCCAAACCCAACATCGAATTGCTGCCGGAAGGCCAGTTCAAGTATCACGTTGATTTCGAACACCTGAACATCGGCGATGATATCGGCATGATCTGCGTATCACGCCCGACCAATCCGACCGGCAACGTGATCACCGACGAAGAGCTGATGAAGCTCGACCGGTTGGCGCAGCAGCGCAATATTCCGCTGGTGATCGATAACGCCTATGGCGTGCCCTTCCCCGGCATTATCTTCAGCGACGCAACGCCGCTGTGGAACCCGAACATTATTCTGTGCATGAGCCTGTCGAAACTCGGCCTGCCCGGTTCGCGCTGCGGCATTGTGATCGCCGATGAAAAGACCATCAGCGCCCTGACCAACATGAACGGCATCATTAGCCTGTCACCGGGCAGCATGGGGCCGGCGATGGCAACGGAAATGATTGAACGCGGTGACCTGCTGCGCCTGTCCAACGAGGTGATCCGTCCGTTCTACAAACAGCGCGTCGAGCACACTATCGAGATCATTCGCCGCTACCTGTCACCAGAGCGCTGCCTGATCCATAAACCGGAAGGGGCAATTTTCCTCTGGCTGTGGTTCAAGGATCTGCCGATCACCACCGAGCTGCTGTACCAGCGCCTGAAAAAACGCGGCGTGCTGATGGTACCCGGCCACTATTTCTTCCCTGGGCTGGAGCATGAATGGCCGCATACCCATCAGTGCATGCGGATGAACTACGTACCGGATCCGGAGAAAATTGAGCGTGGCGTGGCGATCCTGGCGGAAGAGATCGAACGCGCGCACCAGGAATAATGATCCTGCCTTGCTCGATTGATTGAAAATTAACCAGAAAAGATATATGATACGTATATCTTTTTTCTCAGAAGGTTAATTATGGCCCGCATAGTGATTGATTTACCTGAAGAAGACCTGCGGCAACTCGACAATCTGAAGAACATTCGTCATGTCCCTCGAGCTGAGATCATCCGGCAGGCAGTCTCTCGTTATCTGGTGGTAAACCGAGTGGATGACCCAAGTAATGCTTTCGGATTATGGTCGGGTGTATTGGGTGACGGCGTCGATTATGAGAATCAGCTCCGCGAGGAGTGGGATTAATGACCGCTCAACTGGTGCTATTTGATACCAATATCCTGATCGATTATCTCAATGGCATTCCGCAGGCCAGGGAGGTACTCACCGAATACCATGCCCACCCGGCAATCAGCGCCATTACCTGGATGGAGGTCATGGTTGGAGCAAAAAAACAATCGTCAGCGCTCGAACTTAAAACCCGCCAATTTTTAGGGCAATTCTTGTTGCTGCCAATCACCGATGAGGTTGCAGAGCGAGCAGTTGAACTACGTCACTCACGAGGAATAAAACTACCCGATGCCATTATCTGGGCTACGGCGCAAATTGGTTTCAGAACGCTAATTTCACGTAATCCCAAAGACTTCGGCACCAGTAACGGTGTACTGATGCCATATCAACTTTGACGCACTATTGCCAGAGTCTTACATCGCCCAGAACAAGACCGCCAGCAACTGTGGCGACATGATGCGCAGGAACATCGCCAAAGGATAAACCGTGGCGTAAGACAGCGCGGCAGCGCCGCTGGTCGGGTGCAGGCCGTTAGCGAAGGCCAGCGCCGGCGGATCGGTCATTGACCCTGCCAGCATGCCGGACAGCGTCAGGTAGTTCATCTTGCCCACCATCCGCGCCAGTACGCCCACGCTAAACAGAGGAATCGCAGTAATCAGCGCGCCATAGCCAATCCATGCCAGCCCTTCGCCATTAATCAGCGTATCGACAAAATTACCGCCCGACTTCAACCCGACCACCGCCAGAAACAGCACTATCCCCAGTTCACGCAACGCCAGATTGGCACTGGGCGGCATAAACCAGTACAGCTTGCCGATGCTGCCGATACGCCCAAGGATCAGCGCCGCCACCAGTGGGCCACCGGCCAGCCCCAGACGCAATGCCGCCGGGAAACCCGGTATAAACAGCGGGATGGATCCCAACAGCACGCCGAGGCCGATTCCGATAAACACCGGCAACATCTGCACCTGCTGCAACTTCTGCTGGGCGTTGCCGACAATCGCCGCCACCGCCTCGATAGATTCGGGCCGCCCCACCAGGTTGAGGATGTCACCAAATTGCAGCGTCACATTGCTGCCGGCCACCAGCTCGACCCCGGAACGGTTGAGTCGCGAGATCACCACGTCGTATTTCTGCTTCAGGTTCAGATCGCGGATTTTACTGCCCAGCACCTTCTCATTAGTCACCACTGCTCTCACCACCTGCAGCTCTGTACCGCGCGTTGACAGCGAGACGTCGACCTCTTCGCCAATCACCAGCCGGGCATTTTCCAGGCTTTCGCGCTTGCCCACCAGATGCAGATAATCGCCCAGTTCCAGCTTTTCAAGCGGTGCCGGCACCATCAGCAAATCGCCGCGTTTCAGGCGAGAACAGATGATGTCCTCGCCGTTCAGCAGCGGTACATTTTTGATAGCCATCCCCTGCAGATTCGGGTTACGCACCGCCACGTTCATGGTATGCAGCAGTTCGCGCTGGTTGCCCAGGCTGCTTTCAAACGCCTGCGCCTCTTGCTCGATATTAATGCGGAAAAACAGGCGTATCAGCCACATCACCAATAAAATGCCGCAGATGCCAAACGGATAAGCCATGGCGTAACCCATACCCATGCGATCGACCAGTGCCGGATCTGAACCCAAATCGGTAAGGATTTGCTGCCCAGCGCCGAGCGCCGGAGTATTGGTGACCGCCCCGGAGAACACGCCAAGAATAATCGGCAACGGCACGGCAAACAGCTTGTGAACCACCGCCGCGACCAACCCACCGACCAGCACCAGTAAAATGGCGAAGCCGTTGAGCCGTAGCCCGGACACCCGCAAGGAGGAGAAAAACCCCGGACCGACCTGAATACCAATGGTGTACACGAACAGGATCAGGCCGAATTCCTGGATGAAATGCAGCATGTCGCCATTAAGATTGAGCTGCCAGCTCTGGGCGAAATGCCCAACGATAATGCCGCCGAACAGCACCCCACCAATGCCCAGCCCCACCCCATAGATCTTCCAGTTACCCATCCACAGCCCGAGAACGGCCACCAACGCCAACATGCTGACGGTCAGGGCGATTTCGCTCATAGCTCACATCCTTGCCAAAAGTTTAACAACCGGTTTGCGGTTAAAGACTCACAATTAACAGGGATTTTGGCACAGGCGGAAAAGGGTGACTGTGGCTTGCGCCACAGAAAGCAAAGGGGGAAGCCCGTTAGGACTTCCCCCTGAAAATTTAACTGTTTCTCAGTCGGTTATTTGGCTTCCAGCCCTGGCGTAGTACCGATGGCGATCCGCTGTGGCTGCAGGGCTTCCGGTACCTGACGCACCAGATCGATATGCAGCAGGCCATTTTCAAACTGGGCCTCGGAAACCTGCAAATGTTCAGCCAGCGTGAAGGTCAGTGCGAACTCTTTGCACACCAACCCCTGATGCAGATATTCCACCTGTTTTTCCGACGGTGTCGGCTTACCGCGCACGGTCAGGCGTGGGCCTTCGACTTCAATATCCAGTTCGCTTTGTTTGAAGCCGGCCAGCGCCAGAGAAATGCGGTAGTGGTTATCGTCGCTTTTCTCGATGTTGTATGGCGGGAACCCTTGCGGCTCCTGGCCGCCCATTGAACTGGCCAATTTGTCAAAGCCGATCCACTGACGCAGTAGTGGGGATAAGTCGTAATTGCGCATAGTATTAACTCCTTCTATGAAGCGAGATGAGGTTTAATCGCCCCCTGACGGCAGGCAGTTAACTAACATTCATTGCACCGGCGGTTCATTCCGCCGATGAAATAAGAATTACTTAATTTCTATCCGGCGCGGTTTTAATGTTTCCGGCACGATGCGTTCCATATCGATATACAACAGGCCGTTTTCCAGTTTGGCGCCTTTAATTTGGATATGCTCGGCCAACTGGAATTTACGTTCAAAGTTACGTTCGGCAATACCTTGATATAAGTAGGTTCTTTCCGCCGGCTCATTATTATGAGCGCCACGTACAATCAACAGGTTATCCTGGGTGGTAATCTCGAGCTCTTGCTCGGCGAATCCTGCCACCGCGATCGCGATGCGGTAATGATTTTCATCCACCAGCTCAACGTTATAAGGGGGATAGCCGCCATTACCCTGACTCTGGCCTGCCTCCAACGCATTAAACAAACGGTCAAAGCCAATCGCAGAACGGTAGAGTGGAGAAAGATCGAAATTACGCATAAAACAGCCTCCTAAGGCACTTCAGCGAGGTTTAATAATTAAGCCTTCCATCATGGACAGGCTAAATAATCAGAATTCCCTTACGGCGAATTCTTAATTTGCTTCTGATAAGAAAATGGGGGTGACTTTCACCATTTCAACCGGCGATGATCAAAAAAATGATAATCAGTGCAGCGAAAGTTTTTTTATCCCTTACAATAAACTGAGACGGCCGCCACAGAGCGGGCTCTTGCTCCTTTTAAAACATCCACAAGATGTTATAGATCAGCAGATTTTGGGGAACAGCACCCTGCAGGATGGAATAATGAAAACGATAAGAGTCATAGCAACCAGTTGCATGCTGTTAGCGACCAACGGCTGCTCCAGCGTAATGAGTCACACCGGCCCGAATCAGGGCTACTATCCGGGTACCCGTGCCAGCATGAACGTGCTGAGGGACGACAATACCAGTTGGGCAATGATGCCACTGGTGGCGCTGGATCTGCCATTCTCGGCGGTGATGGACACGGTGTTACTGCCTTACGACTATATGCGCTCCGGCAGTGACGGTACCGCAGACTCGCCGAGAGCGCGCATCTTGCGTGGCGAAGAGCAGAATCTGGCCGCCAGCGGCGATCCAGCCCATGCGGCGGCTGCCACCCCACAGTAAAAAACCTGATGCGGGCTGTTCGCCCGCCGTTGCTCATACCCCGGCCACAAAAATCTGGCTGAACCCGTCGATCTCACGCATAAACGCCACTTTACTGCCGTCCGGAGAGAACACCACCGCATCACCCGATGGCGGTAGCGCAGTACGCTGCGTCAAACGCTGCATCCGCCCGCTGGCTACCTCACATAACATCAGGCTGTTATCACACACCAGCGCGATACGACCGCCCTGCGGATGCCAACTGAACGCCGATTGAATCCCCTGTTCACCCTGCGTGACCTGACGCGGCTCACCGCCGTTGGGTGAGACCACCCACAGCTGTACCACGCCCGCGTCATCCTTCATCAGGCAGGCAATCATACTGCCGTCGGGTGAACTACGCAGCCAGTGGCGGGGAGTGGTCGCCACACCAGGGAAACGTCGCTGGCCAGTAAAGGTCAGCCGACGTTGGCGTACCCCCAGCGGGGGGGCAGGTATTTGGGTCGGGGTACCCTGCAACGGCCGGGCACCGGCTTTGGCGTAATCGGCATCATCCTGCGGCAGATCAACGATAAACACCTCAGGCAGCTTTTCACCGCTGCTGGAAATCGTATCGCCGATAAACGCCAGCGCCCAGCGCTGTTGCCGCCCATCAGGCCGGGTATAACCGCCTTGGCCAACCCAGCCCTCTTCATAAGCGCGATTAATTTGGTCACTGCCCGGCTGCGGTTGTGGCGTGGTCTCGCTAACCAATACGCAGTAATGGCTGCCGTCATATTCACGCGGATGCTGCTTGGGAGGGTTCACGCCCTGTAATGGCACGGCT is part of the Serratia quinivorans genome and encodes:
- the malS gene encoding Alpha-amylase precursor codes for the protein MKRLTLPLLMLLSPAAMASWTLQSFPTFDESASGLFTSHATLAKGELPLKIYQNQQCWQPTTAAKLNQALSLQPCGDNPPVNWRLFRAGEYQVRIDTRSGTPTLQLSLKTAPEIAAASVARICPRWNGLPVTLDVAATFAEGETVRDFYSGQTARVSQGKVTLQPAAGSGGLLLLESASSEKAAPFNWHNATVYFALTDRFENGNPANDHSYGRRSDGMQEIGTFHGGDLAGLTQKLDYLQQLGVNALWISSPLEQIHGWVGGGTKGDFPHYAYHGYYALDWTRLDANMGSEQDLRTLVEQAHQRGIRILFDVVVNHVGYATLADMQTFQFGSLYLKGAEIEKTLGKNWGDWRPGTGQNWHSFNDYINFSDKADWDAWWGKSWIRTDIGDYDPPGYDDLTMSLAFLPDIKTEAPGASGLPLFYRHKPDSAAHEIPGATPRDYLTTWLSQWVRDYGIDGFRVDTAKHVEKPTLALLKQRATAALAEWKAAHPQQALDNAPFWMTGEAWGHGVMKSDYYQNGFDAMINFDFQDQASQALSCFSSIDATYQQMADKLQDFNVLSYISSHDTRLFFASDAKGSLALQQRAADLLLLAPGAVQIYYGDESGRQLGPSGSDPLQGTRSDMNWSELQGGKAPLLAHWQRLGQFRARHPAIGSGKQQSQQTAQYYAFSRRLGDDKVMVVWVGDRSQ
- the aspC_2 gene encoding Aspartate aminotransferase; the protein is MGRRSVTIIQRDMLVNGHRAKFTPGGCFMNRIASEIDRRYGGELPAKNNTAAPMTFSLFGDKFTRYAGITRLMDDLNEGLRTPGAIMLGGGNPAQIPEMESYFKQLCQDMLDQGKLTEALCNYDGPQGKDALLKALAKLLRDELGWQISPQNIALTNGSQSAFFYLFNLFAGRYADGSRRRVLFPLAPEYIGYADAGLDEGLFVSAKPNIELLPEGQFKYHVDFEHLNIGDDIGMICVSRPTNPTGNVITDEELMKLDRLAQQRNIPLVIDNAYGVPFPGIIFSDATPLWNPNIILCMSLSKLGLPGSRCGIVIADEKTISALTNMNGIISLSPGSMGPAMATEMIERGDLLRLSNEVIRPFYKQRVEHTIEIIRRYLSPERCLIHKPEGAIFLWLWFKDLPITTELLYQRLKKRGVLMVPGHYFFPGLEHEWPHTHQCMRMNYVPDPEKIERGVAILAEEIERAHQE
- a CDS encoding PIN domain; amino-acid sequence: MTAQLVLFDTNILIDYLNGIPQAREVLTEYHAHPAISAITWMEVMVGAKKQSSALELKTRQFLGQFLLLPITDEVAERAVELRHSRGIKLPDAIIWATAQIGFRTLISRNPKDFGTSNGVLMPYQL
- a CDS encoding putative transporter; translation: MSEIALTVSMLALVAVLGLWMGNWKIYGVGLGIGGVLFGGIIVGHFAQSWQLNLNGDMLHFIQEFGLILFVYTIGIQVGPGFFSSLRVSGLRLNGFAILLVLVGGLVAAVVHKLFAVPLPIILGVFSGAVTNTPALGAGQQILTDLGSDPALVDRMGMGYAMAYPFGICGILLVMWLIRLFFRINIEQEAQAFESSLGNQRELLHTMNVAVRNPNLQGMAIKNVPLLNGEDIICSRLKRGDLLMVPAPLEKLELGDYLHLVGKRESLENARLVIGEEVDVSLSTRGTELQVVRAVVTNEKVLGSKIRDLNLKQKYDVVISRLNRSGVELVAGSNVTLQFGDILNLVGRPESIEAVAAIVGNAQQKLQQVQMLPVFIGIGLGVLLGSIPLFIPGFPAALRLGLAGGPLVAALILGRIGSIGKLYWFMPPSANLALRELGIVLFLAVVGLKSGGNFVDTLINGEGLAWIGYGALITAIPLFSVGVLARMVGKMNYLTLSGMLAGSMTDPPALAFANGLHPTSGAAALSYATVYPLAMFLRIMSPQLLAVLFWAM
- the ibpB gene encoding 16 kDa heat shock protein B — its product is MRNYDLSPLLRQWIGFDKLASSMGGQEPQGFPPYNIEKSDDNHYRISLALAGFKQSELDIEVEGPRLTVRGKPTPSEKQVEYLHQGLVCKEFALTFTLAEHLQVSEAQFENGLLHIDLVRQVPEALQPQRIAIGTTPGLEAK
- the ibpA gene encoding 16 kDa heat shock protein A; amino-acid sequence: MRNFDLSPLYRSAIGFDRLFNALEAGQSQGNGGYPPYNVELVDENHYRIAIAVAGFAEQELEITTQDNLLIVRGAHNNEPAERTYLYQGIAERNFERKFQLAEHIQIKGAKLENGLLYIDMERIVPETLKPRRIEIK
- a CDS encoding Predicted periplasmic lipoprotein, which encodes MGVTFTISTGDDQKNDNQCSESFFIPYNKLRRPPQSGLLLLLKHPQDVIDQQILGNSTLQDGIMKTIRVIATSCMLLATNGCSSVMSHTGPNQGYYPGTRASMNVLRDDNTSWAMMPLVALDLPFSAVMDTVLLPYDYMRSGSDGTADSPRARILRGEEQNLAASGDPAHAAAATPQ
- a CDS encoding translocation protein TolB, which codes for MSHREKQLTFDPRGHQLTNINVWTPDSQWLAYDVRPSGASFTGLSIERVNVDSGVVEVVYRAQHGAHVGVVTVSPDAPARYAFIHGPEHPDSVWHYDFHHRRGVIVSEPDRELAITLDAMDITAPYTPGALRGGTHVHVFSPDGSRLSFTYNDHVMHELDPALDLRNVGVAVPLQGVNPPKQHPREYDGSHYCVLVSETTPQPQPGSDQINRAYEEGWVGQGGYTRPDGRQQRWALAFIGDTISSSGEKLPEVFIVDLPQDDADYAKAGARPLQGTPTQIPAPPLGVRQRRLTFTGQRRFPGVATTPRHWLRSSPDGSMIACLMKDDAGVVQLWVVSPNGGEPRQVTQGEQGIQSAFSWHPQGGRIALVCDNSLMLCEVASGRMQRLTQRTALPPSGDAVVFSPDGSKVAFMREIDGFSQIFVAGV